The Bradyrhizobium sp. CCBAU 051011 DNA segment GACGTCGCCCAGGAGGCGGCCGCGAAAGCAACCGCGGAGATCAAGACCAACGAAGCCAAGCTGGTCGATTTCTTCAAGCAGAAGGGCCTGACGGTGACCGAGGTCAACAAGGACGAGTTCCGCGACACCGTGCTCAAGACCGTGAGCTTCGAGAGCTTCGACTACCGCAAGGCCGACTGGGAGCGCATCCAGGCGGTGAAGTGACGACGAAGTCGTCATTCCGGGCGACGCCTTAGCGTCGACCCGGAATCTCGAGATTCCGGGTTCGGCTCTCCGAGCCGCCCCGGAATGACGTGAGCAATCACGCGACCCTACTTGGGGAATAAATGCATGTCGACGGTTGAAGTGCACAAGCAAATCACGGCGGACGAGATCGCCCACACCTTCGAGGACGAAGTCCCCAAGGGCGCCGATCTCAGCGGATATGCGCCCGAGGACTGGCTGGCGCTGGTGATCTTCTGGATCATGGCGCTATCGGTCTTCCTGCAGTTCTTCACCCGCTATGTCCTCAACGACAGCTATGCCTGGACCGAGGAGATAGCGACCTACTGCCTGATCGGCGTGGTCTTCATCGGCTCTTCCATGTGCGTGCGGCTGTCGCGGCACATCCAGGTTGATCTCCTGTTCCGCTATCTGCCGCATACTGCGGGGCGCGCGCTTTCGACCGTCATCGATGTAATCCGGATCGCGTTCTTCGGCTACGCGATCAAGCTGGTCTGGCAATTCACAGAGATCATCGGCGACGAGCGGATGACCACGATCAAATTCCAAAAAGGTTTTGTCTATTACGCCGTGGTGCTCGGCTTCGTGCTGATGTTCGTGCGCTCGATCCAGATCGCGGTCGAGAACTGGCGACGGGGCTATTCGATTCTGGAGCGCCCCGGCGCATTCGACGGAACGGAAGGGTAGGGCGATGCTGCTGCTGCTTGGGGGATTTCTCCTGCTGATGCTGGTCGGCTTGCCGGTCGCGCTGGCCATGGCGGTGTCGTCGCTGGTCTACATTCTCGTCACCGGCATCACGCCTGACGTGACACTGGCGCAGCGCATGATCGCTGGCGTCGAGAGCTTTCCACTGCTCGCCGTGCCATTCTTCATTCTTGCTGGCAATCTCATGAACATCGCGGGCGTGACGGGGCGCATCTACAAATTCGCGGTCGCGCTGGTGGGCTGGATGCGCGGCGGGCTCGGCCACGTCAATATCGTCGGCTCCGTGATCTTCTCCGGCATGTCCGGCACTGCGATCGCGGATGCCGCAGGCCTCGGCACCATTGAGATCAAGGCGATGAAGGACCACGGCTACTCGACCGAGTTCGCCGTCGGCGTCACCGCGGCTTCCGCAACCCTCGGCCCGATCATCCCGCCGTCGTTGCCGTTCGTGATCTACGGCATGATGGCGAACGTTTCGATCGGCGCGCTGTTCCTCGGCGGCGTGATTCCGGGCGTGGTCATGACCCTGGCCATGATGGCGACGGTTGCGTACTTCGCACACAAGAACCGCTGGGGCAGCGATACGCCGTTCTCCTGGCCGCAAATCGGCTCGGCCGGTCTCGAGATCGTCATCGTGCTCGCATTCCCACTGGTCGTCTGGCTTTTGGTT contains these protein-coding regions:
- a CDS encoding TRAP transporter small permease encodes the protein MSTVEVHKQITADEIAHTFEDEVPKGADLSGYAPEDWLALVIFWIMALSVFLQFFTRYVLNDSYAWTEEIATYCLIGVVFIGSSMCVRLSRHIQVDLLFRYLPHTAGRALSTVIDVIRIAFFGYAIKLVWQFTEIIGDERMTTIKFQKGFVYYAVVLGFVLMFVRSIQIAVENWRRGYSILERPGAFDGTEG